A window from Betta splendens chromosome 1, fBetSpl5.4, whole genome shotgun sequence encodes these proteins:
- the LOC114856829 gene encoding Kv channel-interacting protein 2-like isoform X2, with amino-acid sequence MKSRSQDQSLSDSRELDRSYDPLTGNPPSKPSKKTLKQRFLKLLPCCRSGSSSSPNKGSVAEDGEVSTVCCRPERLDRLVQKTSFNRKELQVLYRGFKNECPSGVVNEETFKSIYSQFFPQGDSSMYAHFLFDAFDTHNNGSVSFEDFVLSLSIILRGSITDKLNWAFNLYDLNKDGCITREEMTDIMHSIYDMMGKYTHPCMKDSAARDHVDVFFQKMDKNHDGVVTMEEFLETCQKDENIMQSMHMFDHVI; translated from the exons ATGAAATCCAGGAGTCAGGATCAGAGTCTGTCTGACTCCAGAGAGCTGGACAGATCCTACGACCCGCTCACAG GCAATCCGCCGTCCAAACCCAGCAAGAAGACCTTGAAGCAGCGCTTCCTCAAGCTCCTGCCCTGCTGCCGCTCCGGCTCCAGCTCATCCCCCAATAAAG GAAGCGTGGCGGAGGACGGCGAGGTGTCCACGGTGTGCTGCAGGCCGGAGCGGCTGGACCGCCTGGTGCAGAAGACCAGCTTCaacaggaaggagctgcaggtcCTCTACCGGGGATTCAAAAAC GAGTGTCCCAGCGGCGTGGTGAACGAAGAGACCTTTAAAAGCATCTACTCCCAGTTCTTCCCTCAGGGAG ATTCCAGCATGTACGCACACTTCCTGTTCGACGCCTTCGACACCCACAACAACGGATCCGTGAGCTTCGAG GACTTCGTCCTCAGCCTGTCCATCATCCTGAGAGGCTCCATCACTGACAAACTCAACTGGGCCTTCAACCTGTACGATCTCAACAAGGACGGCTGCATCACCAGAGAG GAGATGACGGACATAATGCACTCCATCTATGACATGATGGGGAAGTACACCCACCCCTGCATGAAGGACAGCGCTGCCAGGGATCACGTTGACGTCTTCTTCCAG AAAATGGACAAGAACCACGACGGGGTGGTCACCATGGAGGAGTTCCTGGAGACGTGCCAAAAG GATGAGAACATCATGCAGTCCATGCACATGTTCGATCACGTGATCTGA
- the jupa gene encoding junction plakoglobin a, translated as MAMQMGEPDSGMVKVAEWQQTMYSMDSGIQSGATTLRDDDGEYVTSKHYTTTTTVTREEPDLGAQLNMTRAQRVRAAMFPETMEAGTTILSTQTDPSQMTNVQKLAEPSQMLKAAIVHLINYQDDAELATRAVPELTKLLNDEDPVVVSKAAQIVNQLTRKDAPRRALMQSPLMVAAVVRAMQNTSDMETTRATASILHNLSHQREGLLAIFKSGGIPALVRMLSSPIESVLFYAITTLHNLLLHQEGAKMAVRLADGLQRMVPLLKKSNPKFLAITTDCLQLLSYGNQESKLIILANGGPEGLVHIMRTYSYEKLLWTTSRVLKVLSVCPSNKPVIVEAGGMQALGKHLTGSSPRLMQNCLWTLRNLSDAATKQEGMDSLLQVLVQLLGSDDINMLTCATGILSNLTCNNAYNKSLVTQSNGIEALIHATLRATEKEDVTEPAVCALRHLTSRHGQAEVAQHAVRQHYGIPAVVKMLNQPYYWPVIKAVVGLIRNLALCPENQAPLRDAGAIPRLVNLLVKAHQDAQKHGSSAQQTYQDGVRMEEIVEGSTGALHILARDPINRAEIASLQTIPLMVQLLYSPVDNVKRVAAGALCELALDKAAAEAIDSEGASSPLMEMLRSSNEGIATYAAAVLFRISEDKNADYKKRVSVELTHSLFKHDPNAWEMAHNAVPMDVPYPDELDGGFPVYGGYAADMAIDGMDGNMPYDDYMSNNAYDRQMYPEHQ; from the exons ATGGCAATGCAAA TGGGCGAGCCAGACAGCGGCATGGTGAAGGTGGCAGAGTGGCAGCAGACCATGTACAGCATGGATTCAGGCATCCAGTCCGGAGCCACCACGCTCCGGGACGACGATGGAGAGTATGTGACCTCCAAGCACTACACCACCACGACCACAGTGACCAGAGAAGAGCCTG ACCTGGGCGCCCAGCTGAACATGACCAGAGCGCAGCGGGTGCGGGCCGCCATGTTCCCCGAGACAATGGAGGCGGGCACCACCATCCTGTCCACCCAGACGGACCCGTCCCAGATGACCAACGTCCAGAAGCTGGCCGAGCCGTCGCAGATGCTCAAGGCGGCCATCGTCCATCTGATCAACTACCAGGACGACGCGGAGCTGGCCACCAGGGCCGTGCCCGAGCTCACCAAGCTGCTCAACGACGAGGACCCG gTGGTGGTGAGCAAGGCAGCGCAGATCGTCAACCAGCTGACGCGCAAGGACGCGCCGCGTCGCGCCCTCATGCAGTCGCCTCTGATGGTGGCGGCCGTGGTGCGCGCCATGCAGAACACCAGCGACATGGAGACCACGCGGGCCACCGCCAGCATCCTGCACAACCTGTCGCACCAGAGGGAGGGCCTGCTCGCCATCTTCAAGTCTGGAGGCATCCCCGCGCTGGTCCGCATGCTCAG CTCTCCCATCGAGTCCGTGCTCTTCTACGCCATCACTACCCtccacaacctgctgctgcaccaggagGGCGCCAAGATGGCCGTGCGCCTGGCGGACGGCCTCCAGAGGATGGTCCCCCTGTTGAAGAAGAGCAACCCCAAGTTCCTGGCCATCACCACAGactgcctgcagctgctgtcctaCGGCAACCAGGAGAGCAAG CTGATCATCCTTGCCAATGGGGGCCCTGAAGGTCTCGTTCACATCATGAGAACCTACAGCTACGAGAAGCTGCTGTGGACCACGAGCCGAGTCCTTaaagtcctgtctgtgtgtcccaGCAATAAGCCTGTCATTGTAGAGGCTG GTGGGATGCAGGCTCTGGGCAAACACCTCACGGGCTCCAGTCCACGTCTGATGCAGAATTGCTTGTGGACCCTCAGGAACCTCTCTGACGCTGCCACTAAGCAG GAGGGCATGGACAgcctgctgcaggtgctggtgcagctgctgggCTCCGACGACATCAACATGCTCACCTGCGCCACCGGCATCCTGTCCAACCTCACGTGCAACAACGCCTACAACAAGAGCCTGGTGACCCAGAGCAACGGCATCGAGGCTCTGATCCACGCCACGCTGCGCGCCACCGAGAAGGAGGACGTGACCGAGCCCGCCGTGTGCGCTCTGCGTCACCTGACCTCGCGCCACGGGCAGGCGGAGGTGGCGCAGCACGCCGTGAGGCAGCACTACGGCATCCCCGCCGTGGTCAAGATGCTCAACCAGCCCTACTACTGGCCTGTGATCAAG GCCGTCGTCGGCCTGATCCGTAACCTGGCCCTGTGTCCGGAGAACCAGGCCCCTCTGAGGGACGCTGGAGCCATCCCCCGCCTGGTGAACCTGCTGGTCAAAGCCCACCAGGACGCTCAGAAGCACGGCTCCTCTGCACAGCAGACgtaccag GATGGAGTGAGGATGGAGGAGATCGTGGAGGGAAGCACTGGAGCGCTGCACATTCTGGCCCGAGATCCCATTAACAGAGCGGAGATCGCCAGCCTGCAGACCATTCCTCTGATGGTGCAG CTGCTCTACTCCCCAGTGGACAACGTGAAGCGCGTGGCGGCGGGCGCCCTGTGCGAGCTGGCCCTGGAcaaggcggcggcggaggccaTCGACAGCGAGGGGGCGTCGTCCCCGCTGATGGAGATGCTGCGCTCCAGCAACGAGGGCATCG CCACCTACGCTGCAGCTGTGCTCTTCCGCATCTCTGAGGACAAGAACGCAGACTACAAGAAGAGGGTGTCCGTGGAGCTCACGCACTCCCTGTTCAAGCACGACCCCAATGCCTGGGAGATG GCTCATAACGCCGTCCCCATGGATGTTCCATACCCAGACG AGCTCGACGGCGGCTTCCCAGTGTATGGCGGGTATGCCGCTGACATGGCCATTGATGGCATGGATGGAAACATGCCGTACGATGACTACATGAGCAACAATGCCTACGACAGACAAATGTACCCCGAGCATCAATAA
- the LOC114856829 gene encoding Kv channel-interacting protein 2-like isoform X1, whose translation MKSRSQDQSLSDSRELDRSYDPLTGNPPSKPSKKTLKQRFLKLLPCCRSGSSSSPNKGSVAEDGEVSTVCCRPERLDRLVQKTSFNRKELQVLYRGFKNECPSGVVNEETFKSIYSQFFPQGGLFSNHSLMYCPNTLKPFYATVSSDCSIFEGTRVLLCADSSMYAHFLFDAFDTHNNGSVSFEDFVLSLSIILRGSITDKLNWAFNLYDLNKDGCITREEMTDIMHSIYDMMGKYTHPCMKDSAARDHVDVFFQKMDKNHDGVVTMEEFLETCQKDENIMQSMHMFDHVI comes from the exons ATGAAATCCAGGAGTCAGGATCAGAGTCTGTCTGACTCCAGAGAGCTGGACAGATCCTACGACCCGCTCACAG GCAATCCGCCGTCCAAACCCAGCAAGAAGACCTTGAAGCAGCGCTTCCTCAAGCTCCTGCCCTGCTGCCGCTCCGGCTCCAGCTCATCCCCCAATAAAG GAAGCGTGGCGGAGGACGGCGAGGTGTCCACGGTGTGCTGCAGGCCGGAGCGGCTGGACCGCCTGGTGCAGAAGACCAGCTTCaacaggaaggagctgcaggtcCTCTACCGGGGATTCAAAAAC GAGTGTCCCAGCGGCGTGGTGAACGAAGAGACCTTTAAAAGCATCTACTCCCAGTTCTTCCCTCAGGGAGGTCTGTTCTCAAACCACTCTTTAATGTATTGTCCAAACACATTGAAGCCCTTTTACGCCACAGTGAGCTCAGACTGTAGCATATTTGAAGGCACGCGTGTTCTTCTCTGTGCAGATTCCAGCATGTACGCACACTTCCTGTTCGACGCCTTCGACACCCACAACAACGGATCCGTGAGCTTCGAG GACTTCGTCCTCAGCCTGTCCATCATCCTGAGAGGCTCCATCACTGACAAACTCAACTGGGCCTTCAACCTGTACGATCTCAACAAGGACGGCTGCATCACCAGAGAG GAGATGACGGACATAATGCACTCCATCTATGACATGATGGGGAAGTACACCCACCCCTGCATGAAGGACAGCGCTGCCAGGGATCACGTTGACGTCTTCTTCCAG AAAATGGACAAGAACCACGACGGGGTGGTCACCATGGAGGAGTTCCTGGAGACGTGCCAAAAG GATGAGAACATCATGCAGTCCATGCACATGTTCGATCACGTGATCTGA